Genomic segment of Bacillota bacterium:
GGCGGTGGTCATGGGCCGGCCGCCCGAACGCCCGCTCGGCCCTGGGCAGGCGGTCTACGTCCCCACGGGCGGCATGCTGCCCGAGGGGGCGGACGCGGTGGTGATGGTCGAGCACGTGGAGGAGCTGGACGACCTCGTGAACGTCCTGCGACCGGTGGCGCCCGGGGAGAACGTCGTCCGCCGCGACGAGGACCTGCGGGCGGGTGAGCTCGTGCTGCCGGCCGGCCACCGCCTCCGGGTGCAGGACCTGGCCGCGCTGGCGGCGAGCGGCCTGGTGGAGGTGCCCGTCCGCCCGCCGCTCCGCGTGGCCATCCTCTCCACCGGCGAGGAGGTGGTGCCGCCCGGCACCTCCCGCCTCCTTCCCGGCCAGGTCCGCGACGTCAACGGCCCCACCCTGGCGGCCGCGGCGCGGGCGGACGGCGCCCGGGTCCAGCCGGGCGGCATCGTACCGGACGACGAAGCCGAGCTGGCGCGGCGGTGCGCCCAGCTTCTCGCCGAGAGCGACGTCCTCCTGCTCTCGGGCGGCAGCTCGGTGGGCGTCAAGGATATGACCGAACGGGTGGTCGCCGGCCTGGGGCAGCCGGGGATCCTGGTCCACGGCGTCGCCCTCCATCCCGGGAAGCCGGCGCTGCTGGCCCGCGTGGGCGAGAAGGCCGTGGCCGGTCTGCCCGGCCACCCGGTCTCCGCGCTGCTCATCTACCATCTCTTCGTGCGTCCCATTCTGGCCCGGCTGGCCGGGGAGCGGCCGGCGCGACCGCGACCGGCCTGGCGCGCCCGCCTGGCCCGGAATCTGGCGTCCCATCCGGGGGAGACCACCTACGTGCGGGTCCGGCTGGAGGAACGGGACGGGGAGCTCTGGGCCGAGCCGGTCTTCGGGAAGTCCGGGCTCGTCGGCCCGCTGGCCCGCGCGGACGGCTTCCTGGCCATCGCTCCCGAGCGGGAGGGGCTCCGCCGGGGGGAGATGGTGGAGGTCTTCGCCCTGGACTGAACCCGGCGGAAGGCCTGCCGGGAGCGAGGGAGGATGGGCGGATGGTCAAGAAGCGCGAGCGGACCCTCTACCTGGAAGACGTGCCGTTGGAGGAGGCGCAGCGGCGCTGGCTCGAGGCGGTCTCCCTGCCCGCCCGGGTCGAGGAGGTGCCGACGGCGGAGGCGGCCGGCCGGGTGACGGCCGCGCCGATCTTCGCCCGTCTCTCTTCGCCGGCCTATCCCTCTTCGGCCATGGACGGCGTCGCCGTGCGCGCGGCCGACACCTTCCCGGCCCGAGAGACCCACCCCGTCCGCCTGCGGCGAGGAAGCCAGTTCGTCGAGGTGGACACCGGCGACCCGCTCCCCGAGGGCTTCGACGCGGTGATCATGGCAGAGGACCTCCACTGGGTCGACCCCGACACGGTGGAGATCCTGGAGCCGGCCCGGGCCTGGCAGCACGTCCGCCCGGTGGGCGAGGACATCGTGGCCGCCGAGCTGCTCCTGCCCGACTCCCATCGCCTGCGACCGGTCGACCTGGGGGCTCTCCTGGCCGGCGGGATCCTCCGCGTGCCCGTCTTCGCCCGTCCGACCGCGGCCATCCTGCCGACCGGCGACGAGCTGGTCGAACCCCGCGAGAGCCTCGAACGCGGGGAGATCGTCGA
This window contains:
- a CDS encoding molybdopterin molybdotransferase MoeA, with amino-acid sequence MQLFEVKSVAEVLALIDREFGPLQREPENVPVEEAAGRVLARDLFAPGDIPGFDRSTVDGYAVRAGETAGASEALPAMLTLAGAVVMGRPPERPLGPGQAVYVPTGGMLPEGADAVVMVEHVEELDDLVNVLRPVAPGENVVRRDEDLRAGELVLPAGHRLRVQDLAALAASGLVEVPVRPPLRVAILSTGEEVVPPGTSRLLPGQVRDVNGPTLAAAARADGARVQPGGIVPDDEAELARRCAQLLAESDVLLLSGGSSVGVKDMTERVVAGLGQPGILVHGVALHPGKPALLARVGEKAVAGLPGHPVSALLIYHLFVRPILARLAGERPARPRPAWRARLARNLASHPGETTYVRVRLEERDGELWAEPVFGKSGLVGPLARADGFLAIAPEREGLRRGEMVEVFALD